One Myxocyprinus asiaticus isolate MX2 ecotype Aquarium Trade chromosome 20, UBuf_Myxa_2, whole genome shotgun sequence genomic region harbors:
- the si:dkeyp-110a12.4 gene encoding pancreatic secretory granule membrane major glycoprotein GP2, producing the protein MEPATLVFTLLSIWTVTSAVSTEEEELNETIICTNDQMQVIIPGLFFLSKVPPVYIWDLHLNDPECRGVEVGNDYVFSIKTNLTDCGTIMVSDDTHIMFTNSIRNNETDVITRSYVNITFGCRYPINYMVQQQNGENLIRVDVRTITLNTEDGNFSVSMLLYKDEEFQDKWTTVPSLTLEDSVYVKVYMIPANLFLRVERCWATPTKDPYSNIQYTFIRDSCPVLSNDQKLAMMKNGQGPEALFKVQMFKFVGSSYTDVFLHCNVQICHNTGGVCQPNCSVEDTSVRIRRNVASSHTVSYGPIRRLKVNTENTSQGAEMPPVETFVLGGLLFVLILVTGVFGKLWLQSRNSYPTQEAQLTLSNIHHISEVAS; encoded by the exons ATGGAACCTGCCACTTTGGTATTTACATTGCTCTCAATATGGACAGTCACATCTGCTGTGTCGACTGAAGAAGAGG AACTCAATGAAACAATCATTTGTACCAACGATCAGATGCAAGTGATCATTCCTGGTTTGTTTTTCTTGAGCAAAGTTCCACCTGTTTAT ATATGGGATTTGCACCTGAATGATCCCGAATGTCGAGGTGTTGAGGTCGGCAATGACTACGTATTCAGCATAAAGACAAACCTCACGGACTGCGGCACCATTATG GTATCGGATGATACACACATCATGTTCACCAACTCAATTCGCAATAATGAAACTGATGTTATAACCAGAAGTTATGTCAACATCACATTTGGCTGTCGATACCCCATAAACTACATGGTCCAGCAGCAGAACGGGGAAAATTTGATCCGTGTGGATGTCAG GACAATTACTCTCAATACAGAGGATGGAAATTTCTCAGTCTCCATGCTGCTCTATAAAGACGAAGAGTTCCAGGATAAATGGACCACTGTTCCTTCTCTTACACTTGAGGACAGCGTCTATGTCAAAGTTTACAtg ATTCCAGCGAATCTGTTTCTTAGAGTGGAGAGATGCTGGGCCACACCAACCAAAGACCCATACAGCAACATTCAATACACCTTCATCAGGGACAG CTGCCCAGTGTTATCAAATGACCAGAAACTTGCTATGATGAAGAACGGACAAGGTCCAGAGGCTCTGTTCAAGGTCCAAATGTTCAAGTTTGTTGGCAGCTCCTACACCGATGTGTTCCTCCACTGCAACGTCCAGATCTGTCATAACACAGGAGGGGTGTGCCAACCT AACTGCTCTGTTGAAGATACGTCAGTACGGATAAGAAGGAATGTTGCGTCTTCTCACACGGTCTCGTATGGACCAATCAGAAGGCTGAAAGTGAACACTGAAAACACTAGTCAGG GTGCAGAAATGCCCCCTGTCGAGACATTTGTGCTTGGAGGTCTTCTGTTCGTCCTGATTCTCGTCACAGGGGTTTTTGGGAAACTTTGGCTGCAGAGCAGGAACTCGTATCCCACTCAAGAGGCCCAGCTCACCCTCTCCAACATCCACCATATCTCAGAGGTGGCCAGCTAA
- the fbxo30a gene encoding F-box only protein 30a, giving the protein MEDLHLHCLNCVNRRCMIRTEASVSCDLMGCPLVCGAVFHSCKLNEHHFLCPYERVPCLNHGFGCPFTIARVKMAQHLKTCPASVVCCTMEWNRWPVSYADSKSYENLSKDVCDVEQLDMALALQDQRMLLESLKVATTVTKNVEEQNQENERMKTDEEPFGQPYIASVENSRVLAETLDILSSAKDIDLIVDNHNGEEENGACNSFRNGDGDHRNDGMKESDTDSDSELGAVGGVDCPFPVDPEEERDDWLENNRYGESSEEEEEVNGGIELNGYHDEGNDDNLLKLKRVLLDGAATINGSSNVKQVLPYHSMPIVAREPEMAPLAQLPLPLPIALPNLMHNNVLHHLHFRIEDRWLERKLENLQVLRGMSLFTINGRRSLFSDPYLFKAKMEDKAVDTSDLDVADDPMGLHGIDLITAALLFCLGDSPGGRGISDSRFVDGYRIDFGTQTFSFPSAILATSTMVGDIASASACDHASPQLSNPSPFHTLRLDLVLECVARYQTKQRSMFTFVCGQLFRRDEFSSHFKNVHGDIHAGLNGWMEQRCPLAYYGCTYSQRRFCPSVQGFRIIHDRHLGSFGVQPGLAECSDEPLSRNTCQFDSHCDHLSGMPFELLQHIASFLDGFSLCQLSRVSRTMRDVCASLLQSRGMVVLVWEKTQRADGTSSWQIQDKVWRFSTAFDTVNEWKFANISSMADHLKTCKFNTVSHREDAVPLPCMSFTRELTKEGRSLRSVLKPVI; this is encoded by the exons ATGGAAGACCTTCATCTCCATTGCCTGAACTGTGTGAACCGACGATGTATGATAAGAACAGAGGCTAGCGTTTCCTGTGACCTCATGGGTTGCCCTCTTGTGTGTGGGGCTGTTTTCCACTCATGCAAACTGAATGAACACCATTTTCTGTGCCCTTATGAAAGAGTGCCATGTCTGAACCATGGATTTGGATGTCCATTTACAATTGCCAGGGTCAAAATGGCGCAACACCTTAAAACGTGCCCAGCCAGTGTTGTATGTTGCACTATGGAATGGAATCGATGGCCGGTTAGTTATGCAGATAGCAAGTCCTACGAGAACTTGAGTAAGGATGTTTGTGATGTGGAGCAGCTTGACATGGCTTTGGCCCTACAGGATCAGCGTATGTTACTAGAATCTCTTAAAGTCGCAACCACTGTGACAAAAAATGTCGAAGAGCAAAATCAGgaaaatgaaaggatgaaaacagATGAGGAACCATTCGGTCAACCGTACATTGCTTCTGTTGAAAACAGTAGAGTTTTAGCAGAAACTTTGGACATTCTCAGTAGTGCAAAGGATATTGACTTGATCGTAGACAATCACAATGGTGAGGAAGAGAATGGAGCTTGCAACAGTTTCAGGAATGGAGATGGGGACCATAGGAATGACGGCATGAAGGAAAGTGACACGGATTCAGACTCTGAGTTGGGAGCTGTTGGTGGAGTTGACTGTCCTTttcctgtagaccctgaagaagaAAGAGATGATTGGTTAGAGAACAACAGATATGGTGAGTCTtctgaggaagaagaggaagtgAATGGTGGAATAGAACTTAATGGATATCATGATGAAGGGAATGACGACAACCTGCTCAAACTTAAAAGGGTTCTTCTGGATGGAGCTGCAACGATCAATGGTTCCTCAAACGTTAAGCAAGTGTTGCCATATCATTCTATGCCTATTGTAGCACGGGAGCCAGAAATGGCCCCTTTGGCCCAGCTACCTCTCCCTTTGCCCATTGCTTTGCCTAACCTGATGCACAACAATGTTCTGCACCATTTGCATTTTAGAATTGAAGACCGATGGTTGGAACGCAAATTGGAGAACCTCCAGGTACTCAGGGGCATGAGTTTGTTTACAATCAATGGGCGGAGGAGTCTGTTTTCTGATCCCTATTTATTCAAAGCCAAGATGGAGGATAAGGCAGTGGACACATCGGACCTTGACGTGGCAGATGATCCAATGGGTTTGCATGGCATTGACCTCATCACTGCTGCCTTGCTCTTCTGTTTGGGTGACTCGCCTGGCGGCAGGGGCATCTCGGACAGCCGTTTTGTTGATGGGTATCGCATTGACTTCGGTACGCAGACCTTCTCGTTCCCTTCTGCCATATTGGCTACCAGCACCATGGTAGGCGACATTGCCTCTGCGTCTGCCTGTGATCATGCCAGTCCACAATTGTCCAACCCAAGCCCATTCCACACCCTGAGGTTAGACTTGGTTCTGGAGTGCGTGGCTCGCTATCAAACCAAGCAACGCTCAATGTTTACCTTTGTGTGTGGACAGTTGTTTCGTAGGGATGAGTTTTCCTCCCATTTTAAGAACGTTCATGGGGACATCCATGCAGGTCTTAATGGATGGATGGAGCAAAGATGCCCACTGGCGTACTATGGATGCACATACTCACAAAGAAGGTTCTGTCCCTCAGTACAAGGTTTCAGAATCATCCATGACAGACATTTGGGCTCATTTGGCGTGCAGCCAGGTCTAGCAGAGTGTTCAGATGAACCTCTCTCCAGAAACACCTGTCAGTTTGACTCACACTGTGACCACCTTAGTGGCATGCCCTTTGAGTTACTCCAGCATATTGCAAGCTTCCTAGATGGTTTTAGCCTGTGCCAACTGTCCAGAGTGTCTCGCACCATGAGGGATGTGTGTGCCAGTTTACTTCAGTCCCGTGGTATGGTAGTCCTCGTCTGGGAGAAGACACAACGTGCTGATGGAACCTCATCCTGGCAGATACAAGACAAG GTGTGGCGGTTCAGTACAGCTTTTGACACTGTGAATGAGTGGAAGTTTGCCAACATTTCCAGCATGGCGGATCACCTGAAGACGTGCAAGTTCAACACAGTATCACACCGGGAAGACGCTGTCCCTCTTCCATGCATGAGTTTCACAAGAGAACTTACAAAGGAGGGGCGCTCACTGCGATCAGTGCTAAAACCTGTGATATAG